A portion of the Sulfuricurvum kujiense DSM 16994 genome contains these proteins:
- a CDS encoding DUF2249 domain-containing protein: MILLDIREYDHPVPLEMAVNAFKKLSGDEIVHMIHRREPIPLFEIIVKNDGRYLSVMEREDLWHIYFTRSSAVKLEHEHV, from the coding sequence ATGATCCTCCTCGATATCCGCGAATATGACCATCCCGTCCCGCTGGAGATGGCGGTCAATGCCTTTAAAAAGCTTTCGGGCGACGAAATCGTTCACATGATTCACAGACGTGAACCGATCCCCCTTTTTGAGATCATTGTTAAAAACGACGGCCGATATTTGAGTGTCATGGAGCGAGAAGATCTGTGGCATATCTATTTTACCCGCAGTTCTGCGGTGAAACTGGAGCATGAGCATGTATAA
- a CDS encoding hemerythrin domain-containing protein has translation MILEFMRDDHRACDHYYTEAENALSEKKVDDAVRLFDEFYRATNHHFDMEERELFITFEKRTGMTGGPTQMMRYEHQQLRSLLESMKSALNEKRYNDFFGIGESMMIMLQQHNMKEEQMLYPMIDRALGSDSEHMIQILKDMGQ, from the coding sequence ATGATTTTAGAATTTATGCGTGACGATCACCGTGCGTGCGATCATTATTACACAGAAGCCGAAAATGCCCTAAGCGAAAAAAAAGTCGATGATGCGGTCAGATTATTCGACGAATTTTACCGAGCCACCAATCATCACTTCGATATGGAAGAACGCGAACTTTTTATTACCTTCGAAAAACGGACCGGGATGACGGGGGGACCGACGCAGATGATGCGCTATGAGCATCAGCAGCTGCGAAGTCTTTTGGAATCGATGAAAAGTGCGTTGAATGAAAAGCGCTATAATGATTTTTTCGGTATCGGCGAATCCATGATGATTATGCTTCAGCAGCACAATATGAAAGAGGAACAGATGCTCTATCCGATGATCGACCGCGCATTGGGAAGCGATTCTGAGCATATGATTCAAATCCTAAAGGATATGGGGCAATGA
- a CDS encoding translocation/assembly module TamB domain-containing protein, with translation MKRFWSLPWRKWFKHLFVTAHFLLYSSLLAASALLYIAFRPDGLEIVNTYFLKPLGIRYTHAEGSLLDGFTLHNLRTDNARAKTFVLKYNLVKILEGEHTIDSVQIDGLRLQLDDFKSDGTSIWPFPTFKLRDVTVTNLQLISSYSVELDLHGKNGTYDGDVINFSSLNATFKSRYASGAISGTVHQNSIRGMADIYPNSAELAPYSGRFTTLPRSLRIEIKELSNEKAILRTTIAALQSKQDPAVQAKAISLDFRYIYENDYLDIDALYTLIRGSDSMKTKHHLRYALEGKTTTEFDGIITSNHPLPSNTLHGAFSDDTNGLSGTLTLDGSTLALASKDYERFSWKLRSTHKNLRFIPSLPGALRSGSFELNGEGSYLLSSDSLKGTVDASHEDALFRGIFSSRNGYRVLDGNLTLPGDAPLWKNWAHKPPEHLSISLNNEANATRLNLSGDALSFSAVMQREKLKGSGNYLGTFFNVSGLLAPTQTRIDIDTFTPSVFATASELRPIELHKGEYYDAEMRTKTRITLSDTLSIQSDIEIPWYAAVLDSQRAYGGTDGRVRLAYRDGNITVENYRLEIANHPITTDKTSHLHINSAGGVTIDEFWIFDTLFLSGTVNSDLSAALRLHSDRFSYQGPERLAHASADMTFVRDAQANQTLSGVVNILDATITYLPFQEFKVMDDDIIIVQDVRPPSSAKLSMNLRVTAAQPIRFKTKELDLRLDPDLTLWKEPTGPVQILGMITIPSGTAVSAGKSFDIKHSEIYFGGDVPLNPYLNITIGHEVDYNKILIYVTHTLDSPIFLFSSDPVMSQNDIMSYLLFGGPANTVSGGDSSTSTVRADATNFMLGAGLKGLINGATKLQIDTMNILTTAEGGMGFEVGARLNKDLRVLYKNDTVSSVLIQYSLNRWLRLDADIHELGQGINAIYIKDFRDFLPHNKPAKK, from the coding sequence GACTCGAAATCGTCAATACCTATTTTTTAAAGCCGCTCGGTATCCGTTATACCCATGCGGAGGGGTCGCTTCTGGATGGATTTACCCTTCATAACCTCCGCACCGATAACGCGAGAGCTAAAACGTTTGTTCTAAAATACAACCTTGTCAAAATATTGGAAGGGGAGCATACGATCGATTCGGTTCAAATCGACGGATTACGGCTACAGCTTGATGATTTTAAAAGCGACGGCACTTCAATCTGGCCGTTTCCGACATTTAAACTGCGCGACGTTACGGTTACCAATCTGCAATTGATCAGCTCCTATTCCGTAGAACTCGATCTGCATGGGAAAAACGGAACGTATGACGGGGATGTGATTAATTTTTCTTCGTTGAACGCAACTTTTAAATCCCGTTATGCCAGCGGAGCGATCAGCGGAACCGTACATCAAAATTCGATCAGGGGTATGGCAGATATCTATCCGAATTCAGCTGAGCTAGCTCCTTACAGCGGACGTTTTACAACATTGCCGAGAAGTTTGCGTATCGAGATAAAAGAACTCTCAAATGAAAAAGCGATTTTACGCACGACAATCGCTGCGTTGCAATCCAAACAAGACCCTGCCGTGCAAGCCAAAGCAATTTCCCTCGATTTCCGATATATCTATGAAAACGACTATTTGGATATTGATGCCCTGTATACCCTGATACGCGGCAGTGACTCTATGAAGACAAAACACCATCTTCGGTATGCGTTGGAAGGGAAAACGACAACCGAGTTTGACGGCATTATCACCTCAAATCATCCCCTCCCCTCCAATACACTGCACGGAGCGTTCAGTGACGATACCAACGGTCTTTCGGGCACGCTTACCCTCGATGGAAGTACCCTTGCTCTCGCTTCAAAAGATTATGAACGTTTCAGCTGGAAGCTCAGAAGTACCCATAAAAACCTCCGATTTATCCCCTCATTGCCGGGCGCACTCCGCTCAGGCTCATTTGAGCTTAACGGTGAGGGATCGTATCTGCTCAGTAGTGATTCGTTAAAAGGGACGGTCGATGCGTCGCATGAGGATGCCCTCTTTAGAGGAATTTTTTCTTCCCGAAACGGCTATCGCGTATTGGACGGAAATCTCACCCTCCCCGGAGATGCGCCGCTGTGGAAAAACTGGGCGCATAAGCCTCCGGAACATTTGAGCATTTCGTTGAACAATGAGGCCAATGCCACACGGTTGAATCTTTCAGGAGATGCTCTGAGCTTTTCAGCTGTCATGCAGAGGGAGAAACTCAAAGGTTCCGGCAACTATCTGGGGACTTTTTTTAATGTAAGCGGCTTATTGGCACCGACCCAAACCCGTATCGATATCGATACTTTCACCCCCTCCGTGTTTGCCACCGCCTCGGAGCTTCGTCCCATCGAATTGCACAAGGGGGAATATTACGATGCGGAAATGCGAACCAAAACCCGTATTACGCTTTCCGATACCCTCAGTATCCAAAGCGATATCGAGATACCGTGGTATGCCGCCGTACTTGACTCGCAGCGCGCCTACGGAGGGACGGACGGCAGGGTTAGATTGGCGTATCGTGACGGGAATATAACGGTCGAAAATTACCGACTGGAAATTGCCAACCATCCGATTACTACCGATAAAACGTCGCATCTGCATATCAACTCCGCGGGGGGAGTCACTATCGATGAGTTCTGGATATTTGATACGCTGTTTCTAAGCGGAACGGTGAATTCGGATCTGAGCGCTGCCCTGCGGCTGCACTCGGATCGTTTCAGCTATCAAGGACCCGAGAGGTTGGCTCATGCCTCTGCCGATATGACCTTTGTGCGTGATGCACAGGCAAATCAAACTCTGAGCGGGGTAGTGAATATTTTGGACGCGACCATCACCTATTTGCCGTTTCAGGAGTTCAAAGTAATGGACGATGATATCATCATTGTCCAAGACGTTCGCCCTCCGAGCAGTGCAAAACTCTCCATGAATCTTCGTGTTACGGCTGCACAACCGATCCGTTTCAAAACCAAAGAACTCGATTTGCGTCTTGATCCCGATCTAACCCTTTGGAAAGAGCCGACGGGTCCGGTACAGATTTTAGGAATGATCACGATTCCCTCCGGAACGGCAGTGAGTGCGGGCAAATCGTTTGATATCAAGCATTCCGAAATCTATTTCGGCGGTGATGTTCCCCTTAACCCGTATCTCAACATTACGATCGGGCATGAGGTCGATTACAACAAAATACTTATCTACGTCACCCATACCCTCGATTCGCCGATTTTCCTCTTCAGCTCCGATCCGGTGATGAGTCAAAACGACATTATGAGCTATCTTCTCTTCGGCGGACCGGCCAATACGGTTTCAGGCGGAGACAGCTCCACATCAACCGTTCGGGCCGATGCGACCAATTTTATGCTGGGAGCCGGACTTAAAGGGTTGATCAACGGAGCGACGAAACTTCAGATCGATACGATGAACATTCTTACCACCGCCGAGGGGGGGATGGGATTTGAAGTGGGCGCGCGTCTCAATAAAGACTTGAGAGTCCTTTACAAAAATGATACCGTCTCCAGCGTTTTAATCCAATATTCGCTTAACCGGTGGCTGCGGCTGGATGCCGATATTCATGAACTGGGACAGGGGATCAATGCGATTTACATCAAAGACTTCCGTGACTTTCTCCCTCATAACAAACCGGCTAAAAAATAA